The Oncorhynchus masou masou isolate Uvic2021 chromosome 6, UVic_Omas_1.1, whole genome shotgun sequence genome has a window encoding:
- the LOC135542669 gene encoding SH2 domain-containing adapter protein D-like isoform X3, with protein sequence MAKWLKDYLNFGSRRDGPQLPRPDYTESEILRAYRAQKDLDFEDPYQSAEKPQNGCYGGCRGTVSLHAFPAFASVLPNDAEVKVVSPKHRLIKVDSQEFSRSKIPLSPVTIHQEPVLPSAPAAVGDSDTVYSDPFDARPVPRLRADWEPNPRPHLSLGLSPITSPTLVAFSPNPILGVSLRPGDNSSYMEPFEAQRVITELQQGPERGRPGVGSGRVVVGIGDQLYDDPYDERTRHRHREASPQQGREFLRDEPREVRQSRLPQDDERPAEEYDQPWEWKKDNISKALAVKFEGAEWEKSLGQSDQAKLPRTSPTAPGGAANLRRPGDTPPILGERVDPCLPLERQVWYHGAVSRAEAETLLTLCKESSYLVRKSQTCPQDYSLSLSHWQQRSGRKGGQMRCWLWG encoded by the exons ATGGCAAAGTGGTTAAAGGACTACCTGAACTTCGGCAGCCGTCGTGACGGCCCCCAGCTTCCGCGTCCTGACTACACAGAGAGTGAGATCCTGAGGGCCTACAGAGCCCAGAAAGACCTGGACTTTGAAGACCCCTACCAGAGCGCAGAGAAACCACAAAATGGCTGCTACGGTGGCTGCAGGGGGACAGTAAGCCTGCATGCATTTCCTGCCTTCGCTTCTGTCCTTCCCAATGATGCAGAG gtgaaggtGGTGTCTCCCAAACACAGGCTGATCAAGGTGGACTCTCAGGAGTTCAGTCGCAGTAAGATCCCCCTGAGCCCCGTCACCATCCACCAGGAACCG GTGCTTCCCTCTGCTCCTGCAGCAGTAGGGGACTCCGACACTGTCTACTCGGACCCGTTTGATGCCAGACCAGTTCCACGGCTTAGAGCAGATTGGGAGCCTAACCCTCGCCCACACCTTTCCTTGGGCCTCAGTCCCATCACCAGTCCTACCCTGGTAGCCTtcagccctaaccctatcctAGGTGTCAGTCTCCGTCCAGGGGACAACAGCAGCTACATGGAACCCTTTGAAGCCCAGAGGGTCATCACAG AGCTCCAGCAGGGCCCAGAGCGGGGCCGACCAGGAGTGGGCAGTGGAAGGGTTGTGGTTGGGATCGGAGATCAACTCTATGATGACCCCTACGATGAGAGGACTCGACATCGCCACCGGGAAGCGTCACCGCAGCAGGGGAGAGAGTTCCTCAGGGACGAACCG aGAGAGGTCAGACAGAGCAGGCTGCCCCAGGACGATGAGAGACCAGCAGAGGAGTACGACCAGCCCTGGGAATGGAAGAAGGACAACATCTCCAAAGCTCTAGCAG TGAAGTTTGAGGGGGCGGAGTGGGAGAAGTCGTTAGGCCAGTCAGACCAGGCCAAACTACCCAGgaccagccccacagccccaggGGGCGCAGCCAACCTTCGGAGGCCTGGTGACACCCCCCCTATCCTGGGTGAGAGAGTGGACCCCTGCCTGCCCCTGGAGAGACAGGT GTGGTACCACGGTGCTGTGAGTCGTGCGGAGGCAGAGACTCTACTGACGCTGTGCAAAGAGAGTTCCTACCTGGTGAGGAAGAGCCAGACCTGCCCACAagactactctctctccctcag tcactggcagcagagatctggaaggaaaggcggccaaatgaggtgttggctttggggatga